One segment of Candidatus Eisenbacteria bacterium DNA contains the following:
- a CDS encoding NlpC/P60 family protein encodes MKEWLKKGIFISKTFDINWTGHDRMEDEMKKRAEVVDFAVKQLGKPYKFGVENKKGSDSPYSVAFDCSELSEHCYASTSLEMPDGANAQMGFCRLVKEPLPGDLGFLINDAGKADHVEIYIGSNEIIGAVGGSVGKVRKTSWDYIRDHARFGCWARHPSFSMRPYKEA; translated from the coding sequence GTGAAAGAATGGTTAAAAAAAGGTATTTTCATCTCAAAGACGTTCGATATCAATTGGACGGGGCACGACCGCATGGAAGATGAAATGAAGAAACGCGCCGAGGTGGTTGACTTCGCCGTCAAGCAGCTTGGCAAGCCGTATAAGTTTGGTGTAGAGAATAAGAAAGGAAGCGATTCGCCCTATTCCGTGGCTTTCGATTGTTCGGAACTTTCTGAACATTGCTACGCCTCCACAAGCCTTGAAATGCCAGATGGCGCCAACGCACAGATGGGTTTTTGCCGTCTGGTCAAGGAACCTCTCCCTGGCGATCTTGGCTTTCTCATTAACGACGCCGGGAAAGCGGATCACGTTGAGATATACATAGGCTCCAACGAGATTATCGGCGCTGTCGGCGGGAGCGTGGGCAAGGTCAGGAAAACTTCATGGGACTACATCCGCGATCATGCCCGTTTCGGCTGCTGGGCGCGGCATCCCAGCTTCTCCATGAGGCCGTACAAGGAAGCATGA
- a CDS encoding DEAD/DEAH box helicase family protein, producing the protein MGLIGCRAGSKFIPAAYLNGSVQQRLAVLAGLMDTDGSLSRKGYDYISKSEKLARGVCFLARSLGLAAYIRQCRKSCQNNFSAEYFRVSISGDTDIIPCRVERKISKPRSQKKDVLRQGFAVKRIGRGKIYGFILDGNGRYLLDDFTVTHNSGKTILACEIIKQHVNAGLNVLFLASLRELIYQAVDKLKQYGVYAAPIMAGVEPDYSAAVQVASVQTLLARSFKRSAIELPKADLLVADECHLAMADTWKRIFAAYPETRILGLTATPARMDNRGLGDLFEKMVHTASIKELTEQGYLVPLKYFAPTIPDLHAIKVTAGDYNQGSLETAMDKPILIGDIVENWARIAKNRLTVVFCSGVKHSMHVRDAFRAVGIPADHVDGSTSPEERQMVYAKMNSGECQVVCNDSVFVLGWDFPPISCCVLARPTKSIVRYIQMIGRILRPSPGKIDAILIDHTGSVYEHGPVEGYTHWELTKGTGLASEHQEKRKKEGKKEIVCTSCKAVYWGRKICPECGNEPKTFGEGIEYRDGYLYEVGKIEMESGGIPRRDWYKQLLWIARDRGFKAGWAAHKYKERFGCWPNGMSKNETMEPGDTVNAFVRKQYDKWRRSGASDNWRGGHDAKHPASGTPRVDAAPKVANKTYGSWIRSSSPGGNSGLDSGLKDTPQENGVESPAGNSGMDPVAGNVPVRVPETIPGERRTETPQPELFRVGNDGGKSAGGEIVRSGGGCYE; encoded by the coding sequence ATGGGTTTGATTGGATGCAGGGCTGGGAGCAAGTTCATTCCAGCCGCGTATTTGAACGGGTCTGTTCAGCAAAGGCTCGCTGTCCTGGCTGGACTCATGGATACAGACGGAAGTTTATCGCGTAAGGGTTACGATTATATTTCAAAGTCTGAAAAACTGGCGCGAGGCGTTTGTTTCTTGGCCAGATCATTGGGGTTGGCCGCTTATATACGGCAATGTCGGAAATCCTGTCAAAACAATTTCTCGGCGGAATATTTCAGGGTCTCTATATCTGGAGATACTGATATTATCCCTTGTAGGGTAGAAAGAAAAATTTCAAAACCTCGCTCGCAAAAAAAAGATGTCCTGCGTCAGGGGTTCGCGGTTAAGAGAATTGGAAGAGGGAAGATATACGGATTTATCCTCGATGGCAATGGCCGGTATCTACTCGATGATTTCACCGTAACGCATAATTCAGGCAAAACGATCCTAGCTTGTGAGATCATCAAACAGCACGTTAATGCCGGCTTGAATGTCCTGTTTCTAGCTTCACTGCGGGAGCTGATCTACCAAGCCGTGGATAAGCTCAAACAGTATGGAGTATACGCCGCTCCGATCATGGCCGGAGTCGAGCCGGACTATTCAGCGGCTGTCCAGGTCGCAAGTGTCCAGACGCTTTTGGCCAGAAGCTTCAAGCGGTCGGCTATAGAACTCCCAAAGGCAGACCTGCTCGTAGCGGACGAATGCCATCTCGCGATGGCCGATACGTGGAAAAGAATTTTCGCTGCCTACCCGGAGACCCGCATTCTGGGTTTAACGGCTACCCCTGCGCGGATGGACAATCGCGGCTTGGGCGACCTGTTCGAGAAGATGGTGCATACGGCTTCCATCAAAGAATTGACCGAGCAAGGCTATCTCGTCCCGCTAAAGTACTTCGCCCCGACTATCCCCGATCTCCATGCCATCAAAGTAACGGCAGGCGACTATAACCAAGGCTCGCTAGAGACCGCGATGGACAAGCCGATCCTTATCGGAGATATCGTAGAGAACTGGGCCCGCATCGCCAAGAATCGGCTAACCGTCGTATTTTGCTCCGGCGTCAAACACTCCATGCACGTTAGGGATGCTTTCCGAGCCGTCGGTATCCCTGCGGATCATGTTGACGGATCAACGTCGCCGGAAGAACGTCAGATGGTCTATGCCAAGATGAACTCCGGTGAATGTCAGGTCGTCTGCAACGATTCCGTTTTCGTCTTGGGTTGGGACTTCCCGCCGATATCTTGTTGTGTTTTGGCCCGTCCCACGAAGTCAATTGTTCGTTACATTCAGATGATCGGCAGGATATTGCGACCGTCACCAGGAAAAATTGACGCAATTCTCATTGATCACACCGGTTCCGTCTACGAGCATGGCCCTGTCGAGGGATATACCCATTGGGAACTGACCAAGGGCACCGGTCTCGCGTCTGAGCATCAGGAAAAAAGGAAAAAAGAGGGGAAAAAAGAGATCGTCTGCACCTCTTGCAAGGCCGTCTACTGGGGTCGCAAAATTTGCCCCGAATGCGGCAATGAGCCCAAGACGTTCGGTGAAGGCATCGAATACCGTGACGGATACCTGTACGAAGTCGGGAAAATAGAGATGGAGTCCGGCGGTATCCCGCGACGGGACTGGTACAAACAGCTTCTTTGGATTGCTAGGGATCGCGGATTCAAGGCTGGCTGGGCGGCGCATAAGTACAAAGAACGCTTCGGGTGCTGGCCGAATGGAATGTCGAAAAATGAAACGATGGAACCAGGAGACACAGTCAATGCTTTCGTGCGAAAACAATATGACAAATGGCGTCGAAGTGGGGCCTCAGATAATTGGCGCGGAGGCCATGACGCAAAACATCCCGCTTCGGGAACTCCAAGAGTTGATGCAGCACCCAAAGTGGCTAATAAAACTTACGGCTCTTGGATACGATCCTCAAGCCCTGGAGGAAATAGCGGATTGGATTCAGGACTTAAGGATACTCCGCAAGAAAATGGAGTGGAAAGCCCGGCGGGAAATTCAGGAATGGACCCCGTGGCTGGGAACGTTCCCGTACGAGTGCCGGAAACGATACCAGGAGAACGCCGGACTGAAACCCCCCAGCCTGAACTGTTTCGAGTGGGAAATGATGGTGGAAAGAGCGCGGGCGGTGAAATTGTCCGAAGTGGCGGAGGTTGTTATGAATAA